The Lujinxingia vulgaris genome includes a region encoding these proteins:
- the nrfH gene encoding cytochrome c nitrite reductase small subunit gives MNNIPAHAFGLFLAVGVGVLVGVGLFTFLYADGHAYLQDDPLVCANCHIMQPQYDSWMASSHQNVATCNDCHTPNGLIPKYISKADNGFRHAWAFTFDNFYEPIQIIPRNQRVLQNQCISCHGDLVHPIIDEDNNPQCVNCHFNVGHAGHQRPQRF, from the coding sequence ATGAACAACATTCCCGCTCATGCATTCGGGCTCTTTCTGGCCGTGGGGGTCGGCGTTCTGGTCGGCGTCGGCCTCTTCACTTTCCTCTATGCCGACGGCCACGCCTACCTCCAGGACGACCCGCTGGTCTGCGCCAACTGCCACATCATGCAGCCCCAGTACGATTCCTGGATGGCGTCCAGCCACCAGAATGTCGCCACCTGCAACGACTGCCACACGCCCAACGGGCTGATCCCCAAATACATCTCCAAGGCCGACAACGGCTTTCGGCATGCCTGGGCTTTTACCTTCGACAACTTCTACGAGCCCATCCAGATCATCCCGCGCAACCAGCGCGTGTTGCAGAACCAGTGCATCAGCTGCCACGGCGACCTCGTCCACCCCATTATCGACGAGGACAACAACCCGCAGTGCGTCAACTGTCACTTCAACGTCGGCCACGCCGGACACCAGCGCCCCCAGCGCTTCTGA
- the hemW gene encoding radical SAM family heme chaperone HemW has translation MYVHVPFCERLCPYCDFAVSVQREIPHEAYVARVAAELNARAGEFEGYEAVTLYVGGGTPSLLSGEALGALFEAVRDVVSVQKGAEVTLEANPNQLSAASLETWRALGVERLSVGCQSFQDAQLKALRRNHSATQAIEGVERALEVMERVSLDLMFGVPDQTMAAWEADLAIMQRLVEEQGLDHVSAYNLTVEPGTAFWIRRKRGSLHLPDEDASAAFLERLVECTAEVGLWRYEVSNFAVPGGESRHNSGYWLRRPYVGVGVGAHSLRVAADGRSWRRANARKYASYMSQNDPGAPESEEALSARESFAEHLFLGARSRLGLDLSGLFERYAGVLSEADKVRVGEAINGLATLGLLERPEGSPHLWRPTLRGLDLGDTVAERLYLAATPDAH, from the coding sequence GTGTACGTGCACGTGCCTTTTTGCGAGCGGCTCTGCCCCTACTGCGACTTTGCGGTCTCGGTGCAGCGGGAGATCCCGCACGAGGCCTATGTGGCGCGGGTGGCCGCCGAGCTTAATGCGCGGGCCGGGGAGTTTGAGGGTTACGAGGCGGTGACCCTTTATGTGGGCGGGGGAACGCCCTCGCTGCTCTCTGGCGAGGCGCTGGGGGCGCTTTTTGAGGCGGTGCGGGATGTTGTGAGCGTGCAAAAGGGCGCGGAGGTCACCCTGGAGGCCAACCCCAACCAGCTCAGCGCGGCGAGCCTCGAGACCTGGCGCGCGCTGGGGGTGGAGCGCTTAAGCGTGGGGTGTCAGAGCTTTCAGGATGCGCAGCTCAAGGCGCTGCGGCGCAACCACTCAGCGACGCAGGCCATCGAGGGGGTGGAGCGGGCGCTGGAGGTGATGGAGCGCGTCTCGCTCGACCTGATGTTTGGAGTGCCCGATCAGACGATGGCCGCCTGGGAGGCCGACCTCGCCATCATGCAGAGGCTGGTGGAGGAGCAGGGGCTCGACCACGTGAGCGCGTACAACCTGACGGTGGAGCCGGGCACAGCGTTCTGGATTCGGCGAAAGCGCGGCAGCCTGCACCTCCCCGATGAAGATGCGAGCGCGGCCTTTCTGGAGCGTCTGGTCGAGTGCACCGCCGAGGTGGGCCTGTGGCGCTACGAGGTCTCCAACTTTGCGGTGCCGGGCGGGGAGAGCCGCCACAACAGCGGCTACTGGCTACGCAGGCCCTATGTGGGCGTGGGGGTGGGGGCGCATAGCCTGCGGGTGGCCGCAGACGGGCGCTCGTGGCGGCGCGCCAACGCGCGAAAATACGCGAGCTACATGTCGCAAAATGACCCGGGGGCGCCCGAGAGTGAGGAGGCGCTGAGCGCGCGGGAGTCCTTTGCGGAGCATCTTTTTCTGGGGGCGCGAAGTCGGCTGGGGCTCGACCTTTCGGGGCTTTTTGAGCGTTACGCCGGCGTGCTCTCGGAAGCGGATAAGGTGCGGGTTGGCGAAGCCATCAACGGCCTGGCGACCCTGGGGCTTCTGGAGCGGCCAGAAGGCTCGCCGCACCTGTGGCGGCCGACGTTGCGGGGGCTGGATCTGGGCGATACGGTCGCCGAGCGTCTCTATCTGGCGGCGACACCCGACGCGCATTGA
- a CDS encoding alpha-2-macroglobulin produces MSAGRWVAVMMAAALMVGCGSKRSSVDGLAEGQLGDTEAPPSMGGVLGDDEGYEMVKAVRGEQLTEEEISSLLARLEPLEAKEGDEVEFRRRSDTLPPAVPGKEVSEAWPPDLTQVVSEAPEAGALEVLAFRPEGAVEGPIQLSVGFSRPMIAVGQVGEAEAPDITIEPQPEGRWRWLGTRTAVYEVSEAWPRATAYEVEVAAGATSVDGSTLEKAVRFGFETPPAEVSAVYPSYGVQAADAPVHVVFSQPVPDTMASKITVLAGRKTIAMRHVSGEEATKLQKTDSVKGAADEGRVLTLVPTENYPDDATVQVTVAAPIESKEGPLLGQEGREANFRVRGAFQVESIGCYVSEPCPPGRQLNVKLTNPIASDTEFEDLVKVTPEVPNLQISGGSDHLWLNGDFLPKTTYAFEVRAGLVDAFGQPLKGDRSGQVEIGAYPAFVAGPPSDMLVLPKNPAASLPVMLGGLRSLRARVFKVEAAHYPAFLHSRSEPAHFPAFLHSSSGPARIGELVDTQMFRFRGEEVDARHEVEVVLSKALNSAGTGQVMVVLDEPTPWPNHRRRHEGPSWSYWVQVTDLGLDLTSDQRTLEGRVTLLSSGQPTKGVQVVVDGQEVARVNDHGHFSVDVPTDAAVLEVRQGGGDVVMMPPNAQTGWWSEREWNRLERPERDQAVWYVIDDRGMYKPGETVTLKGWVRAREPGPRGTLTSLGGAQRVTYRVRESRGNEITSGTVDLDAFGGFEFDVELADNVNLGWAHVQLSVDGEAAGTTTAHSFQIQEFRRPEYEVSARAIGEPHRAGEESRFEVEAAYYAGGGLAGAPVTWRFAESAAGYTPPDNEGWTFGAWRPYWGHWGWQPPSEPQVVPEALRGGHQSVTDARGISALDLSWEAPDDGLPRRVQATMSVMDVNRQSWEASASALVHPAAAYVGLKSEQTFVQRGEAWEVLTRVVDVDGAEVEGASVEVVLYLARTPWSFTVEDAEEFARCTPDGEGRCVFKDLSADSYRAVATVEDEAGRSSVSHLGVWAAGQDTRGADLVEEKQLVLIPDQETYSPGEVAKVMVNGPFYPMDATVELRRQGRYETRQVRLSAENPVVEIPIEDAMTPALTLTVQSLGVDDAASPDAFARGELQLKVEPVERRLNVAIEPAEDQVDPGSELGVDVVITDHQGKAVSGANVALFAVDEAVLGLSNYALRDPLSIFYPELPAGVYDMRTRRWLIVPPSADEALEREEAMDALASDEAEGFGGIGAAEMAPKRMMRSAAAPMASGMRGGGGAPAQANTPIAVREVFDALAFFEGDLVTDAEGRVRVEHTLPDSLTRYRLMAVVVEGDRRFGHGESQVVARLPLMVRPSAPRFANVGDRFELPIVLHNQTDEARSVDLALRAVGGLKWLESPGRRVEVPANQRVEVRWKAEATSAGEVRVQMAAASGSFADAELITMPVLTPATTEAFATYGSLSDEDVIQELVQVPEEAFSQYGGLEFSASSTQLQALTDAFIYLTTYPYACSEQTASRLMSVLALYDVLDAFEAEGLPSVDALKASQQEWVDQIVQAQRGDGGFGFWKGSRQSWPFVSVHATHALWMADEAGLEVPAYALQRARAYIAQVERYTTDYSPRSRATVDAYALHVLEKMGVAGDRALDDVVTRYGIEVLPLEALGWLLPIAEGTQWEARFMQRLQNNVQETAATAEFQEAYEAGAYRVLHSGRRTDAVVLDGLMQTDAQNPLTEKVMRGLMAHRKRGRWSTTQDNVFVILAMRRYFDTFGSVSPNFVARAWIGDAHFAEHDFSGRTGERYSSEVPMSYLQELDDATQPVVIERDGQGRMYYRLGMRYAPKNLDLPATSEGMEVERIYEAVDNESDVRRAEDGVWEIKAGARVRVTLTMTLPARRYHVALADWLPAGFEPINTELAVSDVEPGLNGGSTTWPGSWWWGWRWYEHQNTRDERVEAFASMVGPGVHTFNYVARATTPGEFVAPPAKAEEMYHPETFGRSATERVRVVAPAAE; encoded by the coding sequence ATGAGCGCGGGCAGATGGGTAGCGGTGATGATGGCGGCAGCGCTGATGGTGGGGTGCGGCTCCAAGCGCTCGTCGGTGGATGGGCTGGCCGAGGGGCAACTCGGCGATACCGAGGCGCCGCCGTCGATGGGCGGCGTACTCGGTGATGATGAGGGGTACGAGATGGTGAAAGCGGTGCGCGGTGAGCAGCTCACTGAGGAGGAGATTTCGAGTTTGCTGGCGAGGCTGGAGCCGCTGGAGGCAAAAGAGGGCGATGAGGTTGAGTTTCGGCGTCGCAGCGACACGCTGCCGCCGGCGGTGCCTGGAAAAGAGGTCAGCGAGGCGTGGCCGCCGGATCTGACGCAGGTGGTGAGCGAAGCGCCCGAGGCCGGTGCGCTCGAAGTGCTGGCGTTTCGGCCCGAGGGGGCGGTGGAGGGGCCGATTCAACTCTCGGTGGGCTTTAGCCGCCCGATGATCGCGGTGGGGCAGGTCGGCGAAGCTGAGGCGCCGGATATCACGATCGAGCCGCAGCCGGAGGGGAGGTGGCGCTGGCTGGGTACACGCACCGCTGTGTACGAGGTGAGTGAGGCGTGGCCGCGGGCCACGGCCTATGAGGTGGAGGTGGCCGCCGGCGCGACCTCGGTCGATGGTTCGACGTTGGAAAAAGCCGTGCGATTCGGGTTTGAGACGCCGCCTGCCGAAGTTAGCGCGGTGTATCCGAGCTACGGGGTGCAGGCGGCCGATGCGCCGGTGCACGTGGTGTTTAGCCAGCCGGTTCCCGACACGATGGCCTCGAAGATCACGGTGTTGGCGGGTCGTAAGACCATCGCGATGCGTCATGTCAGCGGGGAGGAGGCTACCAAACTACAAAAAACCGATAGCGTGAAGGGGGCGGCTGACGAGGGGCGCGTGCTCACGCTTGTGCCCACCGAGAACTACCCCGACGACGCGACGGTGCAGGTGACGGTGGCCGCGCCGATCGAGAGCAAAGAGGGGCCGCTTCTGGGGCAGGAGGGCCGTGAGGCGAACTTTCGGGTGCGCGGGGCGTTTCAGGTCGAAAGCATCGGATGCTACGTCTCCGAGCCCTGTCCGCCTGGACGTCAGCTCAATGTGAAGCTGACCAACCCCATCGCTTCCGACACCGAGTTTGAAGACCTGGTGAAGGTGACTCCGGAGGTGCCCAACCTTCAGATCAGCGGGGGGAGTGACCACCTCTGGCTCAACGGCGACTTTCTGCCGAAGACGACCTACGCCTTTGAGGTTCGCGCCGGCCTTGTGGATGCCTTCGGACAGCCACTGAAAGGGGACCGCAGTGGGCAGGTGGAGATAGGGGCCTACCCGGCCTTTGTGGCCGGGCCTCCGTCGGACATGCTCGTGTTGCCCAAAAATCCCGCAGCGAGCCTGCCGGTGATGCTCGGTGGCCTTCGCTCGTTGCGGGCGCGGGTCTTTAAGGTGGAGGCGGCGCACTATCCGGCGTTCTTGCACTCGCGCTCGGAGCCGGCGCACTTTCCGGCGTTCTTGCACTCGAGCTCGGGGCCGGCGCGAATTGGCGAGCTCGTAGACACGCAGATGTTCCGCTTTCGCGGCGAGGAGGTCGACGCGCGCCATGAGGTCGAGGTGGTGTTGAGCAAGGCGCTCAACAGCGCGGGGACCGGTCAGGTGATGGTGGTGCTCGACGAGCCGACGCCCTGGCCGAACCATCGCCGGCGGCACGAGGGGCCGAGTTGGTCGTACTGGGTGCAGGTCACGGATCTGGGGCTCGATCTGACCAGCGATCAGCGTACGTTGGAGGGGCGGGTGACCCTCCTGAGCAGCGGTCAGCCGACGAAGGGCGTACAGGTTGTGGTGGATGGCCAGGAGGTTGCCCGCGTGAATGACCACGGGCACTTTTCGGTGGATGTCCCCACGGATGCGGCGGTTCTGGAGGTGCGCCAGGGCGGTGGTGATGTGGTGATGATGCCGCCCAACGCGCAGACGGGCTGGTGGTCGGAGCGCGAATGGAACCGTCTCGAACGGCCGGAGCGCGACCAGGCGGTGTGGTATGTGATCGACGACCGAGGCATGTACAAACCCGGCGAAACCGTCACCCTCAAAGGTTGGGTACGCGCCCGTGAGCCGGGGCCGCGAGGGACGCTCACGTCGCTTGGTGGTGCGCAGCGGGTGACCTATCGGGTGCGGGAGTCGCGGGGCAATGAGATCACCAGCGGCACTGTCGATCTCGACGCGTTCGGCGGCTTTGAGTTCGACGTGGAGCTCGCCGACAACGTCAACCTGGGCTGGGCACATGTGCAACTCTCCGTGGATGGCGAGGCGGCCGGGACGACCACCGCACACAGTTTCCAGATTCAGGAGTTTCGTCGGCCGGAGTATGAGGTGAGCGCACGCGCGATTGGCGAGCCGCATCGCGCCGGCGAAGAGAGCCGTTTCGAAGTCGAGGCGGCCTATTATGCCGGTGGCGGCCTTGCCGGAGCGCCGGTGACCTGGCGTTTTGCGGAGAGCGCGGCCGGCTACACCCCGCCAGACAATGAGGGGTGGACCTTTGGCGCGTGGCGGCCCTACTGGGGGCATTGGGGCTGGCAGCCTCCGTCGGAGCCGCAGGTCGTGCCCGAGGCGTTGCGCGGCGGCCACCAGAGCGTGACGGACGCCCGGGGCATCTCGGCGCTCGACCTCAGCTGGGAGGCTCCCGATGACGGCCTTCCTCGCCGCGTGCAGGCCACGATGTCGGTGATGGACGTCAACCGCCAGAGCTGGGAGGCCAGCGCCAGCGCGCTGGTGCACCCGGCGGCGGCCTACGTGGGGCTCAAGAGTGAGCAGACCTTCGTGCAGCGCGGTGAGGCCTGGGAGGTGCTCACGCGTGTGGTCGACGTGGATGGCGCTGAGGTTGAAGGGGCCAGCGTCGAGGTTGTGCTCTACCTGGCGCGCACCCCCTGGAGCTTCACGGTCGAAGACGCCGAAGAGTTCGCGCGGTGTACGCCAGATGGTGAGGGGCGCTGTGTGTTCAAAGACCTCTCGGCCGACTCGTACCGTGCGGTCGCGACGGTGGAGGATGAGGCCGGCCGGAGCTCGGTGAGTCATCTTGGCGTGTGGGCGGCCGGTCAGGACACCCGCGGCGCGGATCTTGTCGAAGAGAAGCAGCTCGTGCTCATTCCCGACCAGGAGACCTACAGCCCTGGCGAGGTGGCAAAGGTGATGGTCAACGGACCTTTCTATCCGATGGACGCCACCGTGGAGCTGCGACGCCAGGGGCGCTATGAGACGCGGCAGGTTCGCTTGAGCGCGGAGAACCCCGTGGTCGAGATCCCGATTGAGGACGCGATGACCCCCGCACTCACGCTCACCGTGCAGAGTCTCGGCGTGGACGATGCGGCCTCGCCGGATGCCTTCGCACGCGGCGAACTTCAGCTGAAGGTGGAGCCGGTGGAGCGTCGCCTTAACGTGGCGATCGAGCCCGCAGAAGATCAGGTGGATCCTGGCTCAGAGCTCGGTGTGGATGTTGTGATTACCGATCATCAGGGCAAGGCTGTGAGCGGTGCGAATGTGGCACTCTTTGCGGTGGATGAGGCCGTGCTGGGGCTCTCGAACTACGCGCTGCGTGACCCGCTGAGCATCTTCTACCCGGAGCTCCCTGCCGGGGTTTACGATATGCGCACGCGCCGCTGGTTGATCGTGCCGCCGAGCGCTGATGAAGCTCTTGAGCGGGAGGAGGCGATGGACGCCCTGGCCAGCGACGAAGCGGAGGGTTTTGGAGGTATTGGCGCGGCGGAGATGGCACCCAAACGAATGATGCGGTCCGCCGCAGCGCCCATGGCGTCCGGGATGCGAGGAGGAGGTGGCGCGCCCGCGCAGGCCAACACCCCCATCGCCGTCCGCGAGGTCTTCGACGCGCTGGCCTTCTTCGAGGGCGATCTTGTCACTGACGCCGAAGGTCGCGTGCGCGTCGAGCACACGCTTCCCGACAGCCTCACCCGCTACCGCCTGATGGCCGTGGTGGTGGAGGGCGACCGTCGCTTTGGTCACGGTGAATCGCAGGTCGTAGCTCGCCTTCCCCTGATGGTGCGTCCCTCGGCGCCGCGTTTTGCCAATGTGGGTGACCGCTTTGAGCTTCCGATCGTGCTGCATAACCAGACCGATGAGGCGCGCAGCGTGGATCTGGCGCTGCGCGCGGTCGGCGGCCTGAAATGGTTGGAGAGCCCCGGGCGTCGGGTCGAAGTCCCCGCAAACCAGCGTGTGGAAGTGCGCTGGAAGGCCGAGGCGACGTCCGCCGGTGAGGTGAGGGTGCAGATGGCTGCGGCCAGCGGGAGCTTTGCGGACGCGGAGCTGATCACAATGCCCGTGCTCACGCCGGCCACAACCGAAGCGTTTGCAACCTACGGCTCGCTCTCTGACGAAGATGTGATCCAGGAGCTGGTGCAGGTCCCTGAAGAGGCGTTCTCGCAGTACGGGGGCCTGGAGTTTTCGGCTTCGTCCACGCAGCTGCAGGCGCTGACGGACGCGTTCATTTACCTGACGACTTACCCCTATGCCTGCTCCGAGCAGACGGCGAGCCGGCTGATGTCGGTTCTGGCGCTCTACGATGTGCTCGATGCCTTTGAGGCCGAGGGGCTGCCCTCGGTGGATGCGCTGAAGGCGTCGCAGCAGGAGTGGGTCGACCAGATCGTGCAGGCCCAGCGTGGCGACGGCGGGTTTGGGTTCTGGAAGGGAAGTCGTCAGTCCTGGCCCTTTGTGAGTGTGCACGCCACCCATGCGCTGTGGATGGCCGATGAGGCGGGGCTGGAGGTTCCCGCCTATGCGCTGCAGCGTGCCCGCGCCTACATCGCGCAGGTGGAGCGCTACACCACCGACTACAGCCCGCGCTCTCGCGCCACGGTGGATGCCTACGCGCTGCACGTGCTTGAGAAGATGGGTGTGGCCGGCGATCGTGCGCTCGACGACGTGGTGACGCGTTACGGCATTGAGGTGCTTCCTCTGGAGGCGCTGGGCTGGCTCTTGCCAATCGCCGAAGGCACGCAGTGGGAGGCGCGCTTTATGCAACGTCTTCAGAACAACGTGCAGGAGACCGCCGCCACCGCCGAGTTCCAGGAGGCCTATGAGGCCGGCGCCTACCGCGTGCTGCACTCCGGCCGCCGCACTGATGCCGTGGTGCTCGACGGCCTGATGCAGACCGACGCGCAAAACCCGCTCACCGAAAAAGTGATGCGCGGGCTGATGGCGCACCGCAAGCGCGGGCGCTGGAGCACGACCCAGGACAACGTCTTTGTGATCCTGGCGATGCGCCGCTACTTCGACACCTTCGGGTCGGTGAGCCCGAACTTTGTGGCGCGAGCCTGGATCGGCGACGCGCATTTTGCAGAGCACGACTTCTCGGGCCGCACTGGCGAGCGCTACTCGTCGGAAGTGCCGATGTCGTACCTGCAGGAGCTCGACGATGCGACGCAGCCGGTGGTCATTGAGCGCGATGGTCAGGGCCGGATGTACTATCGACTCGGCATGCGTTACGCGCCCAAAAACCTCGATCTTCCAGCCACCTCGGAGGGCATGGAGGTGGAGCGCATCTATGAGGCGGTCGATAACGAGAGCGATGTGCGTCGCGCCGAGGACGGGGTCTGGGAGATCAAAGCCGGGGCGCGCGTGCGCGTCACCTTGACGATGACGCTTCCGGCCAGACGTTACCACGTGGCACTCGCCGACTGGTTGCCGGCGGGCTTTGAGCCCATCAACACCGAGCTCGCCGTGAGCGATGTGGAGCCCGGGCTCAACGGCGGAAGCACCACCTGGCCGGGCTCCTGGTGGTGGGGCTGGCGCTGGTACGAGCACCAGAACACCCGCGATGAGCGCGTGGAGGCGTTTGCTTCGATGGTGGGGCCGGGCGTGCACACCTTCAACTATGTGGCGCGCGCGACCACTCCGGGTGAGTTTGTGGCGCCGCCGGCCAAAGCCGAGGAGATGTACCACCCGGAGACGTTTGGGCGCTCGGCGACGGAGCGGGTGCGGGTGGTGGCGCCGGCCGCTGAGTGA
- a CDS encoding ammonia-forming cytochrome c nitrite reductase subunit c552, which translates to MMSQKSSETPRKKFPLQRGYIVAVALTAGVTIIIVALLMNIFERRTEGQTPFYRVVEVDDETVDPKIWAQNWPHQYDSYMRTVDHERTRYGGSDAVPMQKLDKDPWLKKMWSGYAFSVDYREARGHAYMLLDQEETERVTDFQQPGACLHCHASVIPAYRFAGDGDVWAGFVKMSGMPYEEARNIVDDSGEKLIEHPVACVDCHNPETMSLRVSRPAFKAGIAALMKHERGIEDYDVNRDASRQEMRTFVCGQCHVEYYFDPQDKHVIYPWAQGINIDNEIAYYDEVGFNDWTHGYTGTPMLKAQHPEFELYNAGTHAAAGVACADCHMPYERMGAMKVSNHHVRSPLLDMASSCMTCHGGSESDLRDRVHTIQDTTQGLIDRASNALVEMMDDLALARAMGATPEDLEEAYKLHREAQFRLDWVYSENSRGFHAPQEAARVLADSIDQARQAQLEARRIIQKLEAEGATRPDHVEGAEVGTEKPVKPEPAPIEGVTPAEEAPAGVY; encoded by the coding sequence ATGATGAGCCAGAAATCTTCGGAAACCCCTCGTAAAAAGTTCCCCCTTCAACGCGGCTACATCGTCGCGGTGGCGCTCACCGCCGGGGTCACCATCATCATCGTCGCGCTGCTCATGAACATCTTTGAGCGCCGCACCGAGGGCCAGACCCCCTTCTACCGCGTCGTCGAAGTCGATGATGAGACCGTCGATCCGAAGATCTGGGCGCAGAACTGGCCCCACCAGTACGACTCGTACATGCGCACCGTCGACCATGAGCGCACCCGCTACGGTGGCTCGGATGCAGTGCCGATGCAGAAGCTCGACAAAGATCCCTGGCTCAAAAAGATGTGGTCCGGCTACGCCTTCTCGGTCGACTACCGCGAGGCCCGCGGCCACGCCTACATGCTGCTCGACCAGGAAGAGACCGAGCGCGTCACCGACTTTCAGCAGCCCGGCGCCTGCCTGCACTGCCACGCCTCGGTGATCCCCGCCTACCGCTTCGCCGGCGACGGCGACGTCTGGGCGGGTTTTGTGAAGATGAGCGGCATGCCCTACGAGGAGGCCCGCAACATCGTCGACGATTCTGGCGAAAAACTCATTGAGCACCCCGTGGCCTGCGTCGACTGCCATAACCCCGAGACGATGAGCCTGCGCGTGAGCCGCCCGGCCTTTAAGGCCGGCATCGCCGCGCTGATGAAGCATGAGCGCGGCATCGAAGACTACGACGTCAACCGCGATGCGTCGCGCCAGGAGATGCGCACCTTTGTCTGCGGCCAGTGCCACGTCGAGTACTACTTCGACCCGCAGGACAAGCACGTGATCTACCCCTGGGCCCAGGGCATCAACATCGACAACGAGATCGCTTATTACGACGAAGTCGGCTTCAACGACTGGACGCATGGTTATACCGGCACCCCGATGCTCAAGGCCCAGCACCCCGAGTTTGAGCTCTACAACGCCGGCACCCACGCCGCCGCCGGCGTGGCCTGCGCCGACTGCCACATGCCCTACGAGCGTATGGGCGCGATGAAGGTCAGCAACCACCACGTGCGCTCCCCGCTGCTCGATATGGCGTCGAGCTGCATGACCTGCCACGGCGGCTCTGAGTCCGATCTTCGCGACCGCGTGCACACCATCCAGGACACCACCCAGGGGCTGATCGACCGCGCCTCCAACGCGCTCGTTGAGATGATGGACGACCTGGCCCTTGCCCGCGCCATGGGCGCCACCCCCGAAGATCTCGAAGAGGCCTACAAACTCCACCGCGAGGCCCAATTCCGCCTCGACTGGGTGTACTCCGAGAACTCCCGCGGCTTCCACGCCCCTCAAGAAGCCGCCCGCGTGCTGGCCGACTCCATCGACCAGGCCCGCCAGGCCCAGCTCGAAGCCCGCCGCATCATCCAAAAGCTCGAAGCCGAGGGCGCCACTCGCCCCGATCACGTCGAAGGCGCGGAGGTGGGCACCGAAAAGCCCGTCAAACCTGAGCCCGCCCCCATCGAGGGTGTCACGCCCGCCGAAGAGGCGCCGGCCGGCGTCTACTGA
- a CDS encoding nucleotidyl transferase AbiEii/AbiGii toxin family protein, translating into MINELFESLSIVRDTFEDMGTAWALVGGLAVSCYVDPRFTRDIDVAVAVKNDADAESFLHGWQSRGYVLSAVMEQDAVGRLSTARTTRERSQEWVYVDLLFASSGIEVEIVEQAQAIAVIPEVVIPVARPGHLFALKLLSESADERPQDAMDLRSLREIIVGEERKAAEEATRLIMDRGYGRGRDLSSRLKHTLREGDLG; encoded by the coding sequence GTGATCAATGAACTCTTTGAATCACTTTCCATAGTGCGTGACACATTTGAGGACATGGGCACGGCATGGGCGCTGGTAGGGGGCCTGGCCGTCTCCTGCTATGTTGATCCCCGTTTCACGCGTGACATTGACGTCGCAGTCGCAGTGAAGAACGACGCTGACGCGGAGTCGTTTCTCCATGGGTGGCAATCGCGGGGCTATGTGCTTTCCGCGGTGATGGAACAGGATGCGGTGGGGCGGCTATCCACAGCGCGCACGACACGCGAGCGCAGCCAGGAGTGGGTCTATGTCGACCTGCTCTTTGCCTCGTCCGGCATCGAAGTGGAAATTGTTGAGCAAGCTCAGGCGATAGCGGTGATCCCCGAGGTTGTGATTCCAGTGGCGCGGCCCGGTCATCTTTTCGCGCTGAAACTTCTGTCGGAGTCTGCGGATGAGCGTCCTCAGGATGCGATGGATTTGAGATCGTTGCGCGAGATCATCGTCGGAGAAGAGCGAAAGGCGGCCGAAGAGGCGACGCGGCTGATCATGGACCGAGGTTATGGGCGCGGCCGTGATTTGTCGTCCCGGCTAAAGCATACTTTGAGAGAGGGTGATCTGGGCTGA
- a CDS encoding cupin domain-containing protein — MRGAKLVVALIIAAGVGSLTTAVVAQTESAQPVVVNAHRVQQRVGDDGQVRVANLLRGDEAYMGRWTLAPNAQTSPGTAAAETYLYVLEGSAVAMIAGQSYIIGPHMAVYVPAGAELSFTNGAERLVAVQVYAPGEEAARYQEWRLRDDGESWPRRRTRPRVRTRQSALPIEAPASGELALQP, encoded by the coding sequence ATGCGTGGAGCAAAGTTGGTGGTGGCCCTGATCATCGCCGCAGGCGTCGGAAGTCTTACGACGGCGGTGGTGGCGCAGACCGAGAGCGCACAACCCGTGGTGGTCAACGCTCACCGCGTGCAGCAGCGGGTCGGCGATGATGGTCAGGTGCGCGTGGCCAACCTGCTCCGCGGCGACGAGGCCTACATGGGGCGCTGGACGCTCGCCCCCAACGCCCAGACCTCGCCAGGCACCGCGGCGGCCGAGACCTACCTCTATGTGCTTGAGGGCAGCGCCGTGGCGATGATCGCCGGCCAGAGCTACATCATCGGGCCTCATATGGCGGTGTACGTGCCGGCCGGCGCCGAGCTGAGTTTTACCAACGGGGCGGAGCGTCTGGTGGCGGTGCAGGTGTACGCGCCGGGCGAAGAAGCGGCGCGTTATCAGGAGTGGCGCCTGCGCGATGATGGGGAGTCCTGGCCCCGGCGTCGCACCCGACCTCGGGTGCGAACCCGCCAATCCGCGCTGCCGATTGAGGCGCCGGCATCCGGGGAGCTGGCCTTGCAACCTTAA